Proteins encoded by one window of Vigna radiata var. radiata cultivar VC1973A chromosome 5, Vradiata_ver6, whole genome shotgun sequence:
- the LOC106761617 gene encoding coatomer subunit beta'-3: MEQTLCFEFEHEFVQNTERVKSVDLHPTQPWILLGLYSGTVSIWNYQTKSEEKSLKVSESPVRSAKFIARENWIVAATDDKYIRVYSYDKMEKIVEFEEHKDYIRSLAVHPFLPYVVSASDDQVLKLWNWKEDWSCVENFEGHSHYVMQVAFNSQDPSAFASASLDGTLKIWSLDSSVPKLTLEGHNKGVNCVDYFISNGKQYLLSGSDDYTAKVWDYQSRNCVQTLEGHENNVTAICAHPELPIILTASEDSTVKIWDAVTYRLQTTLNFGLERVWTIGYKQGSSKLAFGCDKGFVIVKISEGRIQ, from the exons ATG GAACAAACCCTCTGCTTTGAATTTGAG CATGAATTTGTCCAAAACACCGAAAGAGTAAAATCTGTTGATCTACATCCAACTCAACCATG GATTCTACTGGGTTTATATTCAGGAACTGTTTCTATTTGGAATTATCAGACAAAG TCTGAAGAGAAGTCTTTAAAAGTCAGCGAATCCCCTG TGAGATCAGCAAAGTTCATTGCTCGGGAAAACTGGATTGTTGCAGCTACGGATGACAAATACATTCGCGTCTACAGTTATGACAAAATGGAAAAGATTGTCGAATTCGAGGAACATAAAGATTATATAAGGAGTTTGGCAGTTCATCCTTTCTTGCCATATGTAGTGTCAGCTTCAGATGATCAAGTTCTAAAATTGTGGAATTGGAAGGAAGATTGGTCTTGTGTTGAGAATTTTGAAGGCCATTCACACTATGTGATGCAGGTGGCATTTAACTCACAGGATCCCTCTGCCTTTGCTAGTGCATCCCTTGACGGCACCTTGAAG ATTTGGAGTCTTGATTCCTCAGTACCAAAACTTACCCTGGAAGGACACAACAAAGGAGTGAATTGTGTTGATTATTTCATAAGCAATGGCAAGCAATATCTTTTAAGTGGCTCTGATGATTACACTGCCAAG GTTTGGGATTATCAGTCTAGAAACTGTGTGCAGACACTTGAAGGACATGAAAACAATGTCACTGCCATATGTGCTCATCCTGAGCTCCCTATAATATTAACAGCTTCAGAGGATTCTACTGTTAAAATATGGGATGCTGTCACTTACAG GCTTCAAACCACGTTGAACTTTGGTCTTGAGAGAGTATGGACTATTGGCTACAAGCAAGGATCATCTAA GCTTGCTTTTGGATGTGACAAAGGCTTCGTCATCGTTAAG ATTTCAGAAGGAAGAATCCAATAA
- the LOC106759703 gene encoding uncharacterized protein LOC106759703 has protein sequence MRKKGKAHIWKIFNLMADSSSNFSLPCDALRQMSFSNFNTFGSRLGIGAKGLPDSESVWSPTSPLDCRLFSNLSNPFSINIKSCRPSFQTGHKKQFDDSKVGLGIISSLVNETKNNNDILGKFQRKSIIFGPQVKTGILKFSNNHEFFAPYLKSNSLPKNYVISLPSETKTPKSELQDFDNVSGKKIDNWESKAFNGSMISLPGSFRPSSLINRNQNSNLGMNESTLTSLPPVTSRDSQLDKSSNIKSNSLPISIDFSKGCLGSLSAREIELSEDYTCIISHGPNPKRTHIFGDCVLECDNNDFTEFSMKEEPAFRASQVPTFSEGSSSPYHSDNVFSFCYSCNKKLVREEEIYRYRGGKAFCSFECGSEELEKTVTYSAESSPGSSHHDLFLTGLLLSK, from the exons ATGCGGAAGAAAGGAAAGGCTCATATTTGGAAGATTTTTAATCTCATGGCTGATTCTTCTTCCAATTTCTCTTTACCTTGTGATGCATTAAGACAAATGAGTTTCTCAAATTTCAATACCTTTGGTTCTAGGTTGGGGATTGGTGCTAAAGGGTTGCCAGATTCTGAATCTGTTTGGAGCCCTACATCTCCTCTTGATTGCAGACTCTTCTCAAATCTTAGCAACCCTTTTAGTATCAATATCAAGTCTTGTAGACCATCATTTCAAACTGGTCATAAGAAACAGTTTGATGACAGTAAAGTAGGCCTTGGCATCATAAGTTCCCTGGTTAATGAAACCAAAAATAACAATGACATCCTTGGTAAATTTCAGAGGAAAAGTATCATTTTTGGACCACAGGTGAAAACTGGCATccttaaattttcaaacaacCATGAATTCTTTGCACCTTATTTGAAATCTAATTCCTTGCCCAAAAACTATGTAATTTCACTTCCTTCTGAAACCAAAACTCCCAAATCTGAACTGCAAGACTTTGACAATGTCTCTGGAAAGAAAATTGACAACTGGGAATCCAAAGCTTTCAATGGATCCATGATTTCTCTGCCTGGTTCCTTTAGGCCTTCATCATTAATCAACAGAAATCAAAACTCCAATTTGGGAATGAACGAATCTACATTAACCAGTTTGCCTCCGGTGACAAGCAGAGACTCTCAGTTAGATAAGTCTTcgaatattaaatcaaattctCTTCCAATATCCATTGATTTTAGTAAAGGGTGTCTAGGCTCGCTCTCTGCAAGAGAGATAGAGCTTTCTGAGGATTATACCTGTATAATTTCTCATGGTCCAAACCCTAAGAGAACACATATTTTTGGTGACTGCGTTTTGGAATGTGACAACAATGACTTCACTGAGTTCAGCATGAAGGAAGAACCTGCTTTCAGAGCTTCTCAAGTTCCTACATTTTCAGAAGGATCATCATCCCCTTACCATTCTGACAATGTTTTCAGCTTTTGTTACTCATGTAATAAGAAATTAGTGAGGGAGGAAGAAATTTACAGATACAG GGGTGGGAAAGCATTTTGCAGTTTTGAGTGTGGATCAGAGGAATTGGAGAAAACTGTGACTTACTCAGCAGAGAGTTCTCCTGGCTCAAGCCACCACGATCTCTTCCTCACGGGTCTGCTTTTGTCCAAATAA
- the LOC106759729 gene encoding probable sulfate transporter 3.4: MGVNSNRVEHFDNREPATLRIQTQTPSLEIHAVQLPPQRTTLHKLRHRVSEIFFPDDPLHRFKNQTSFKKFILALQYLFPIFQWAPNYNLTLLRSDLISGLTIASLAIPQGISYAKLANLPPIIGLYSSFVPPLIYSLLGSSKHLGVGPVSIASLVMGSMLSEKVSFSQDPTLYLGLAFTATFFAGVFQASLGILRLGFVIDFLSKATLVGFTGGAAIIVSLQQLKGLLGIVHFTSQMQIVPVMISVFKQRHEWSWQTILLGFGFLAFLMTTRHISLRKPKLFWVSAAAPLASVILSTILVFLLRNKTHQISIIGHLPKGLNPPSSNMLYFSGPYLALAIKTGIITGILSLTEGIAVGRTFASLKNYQVDGNKEMMAIGLMNVAGSCSSCYVTTGSFSRSAVNYNAGAQTTVSNIIMAAAVLVTLLFLMPLFYYTPNVVLAAIIITAVIGLLDYQSAYKLWKVDKLDFLACLCSFFGVLFISVPLGLAIAVVISVIKILLHVTRPNTLVLGNIPGTQIFHNINQYKEASRVPSFLILGVESPIYFANSTYLQERILRWIREEEEHIKDNDGAALKCMILDMTAVTAIDTSGLETLCELKKTLEKRSLQLVLANPVGNVAEKLHKSKILESFGLKGVYLTVGEAVADISSIWKAQP, from the exons ATGGGTGTGAACTCGAACAGAGTGGAACACTTCGACAACCGCGAACCCGCCACCCTCAGAATCCAAACCCAGACACCGTCGTTGGAAATCCATGCAGTGCAATTGCCACCACAGCGAACCACACTCCACAAACTCCGACACAGAGTCTCCGAAATCTTCTTCCCCGACGACCCTCTCCACCGTTTCAAGAACCAAACCTCCTTCAAAAAGTTCATCCTCGCACTTCAGTATCTCTTCCCCATTTTCCAATGGGCTCCAAACTACAACCTCACCCTTCTCCGCTCTGATCTCATCTCCGGCCTCACCATTGCCAGCCTCGCCATTCCGCAG GGGATCAGTTATGCCAAGCTTGCAAACTTGCCACCCATTATTGGATTAT ATTCAAGTTTTGTGCCTCCATTGATATACTCGTTGCTTGGAAGTTCTAAACATCTCGGTGTGGGACCTGTTTCGATCGCGTCTTTGGTTATGGGATCAATGTTAAGTGAGAAAGTTTCTTTCTCACAAGACCCTACTCTGTATCTTGGACTGGCTTTCACCGCCACTTTCTTTGCCGGTGTGTTCCAAGCTTCTCTGGGTATTCTAAG GTTAGGGTTTGTGATTGATTTTCTGTCGAAGGCAACTCTGGTTGGATTCACAGGCGGTGCCGCCATTATCGTGTCACTGCAGCAGCTTAAAGGTTTGCTTGGAATCGTGCACTTTACAAGCCAGATGCAAATAGTTCCGGTCATGATCTCTGTTTTCAAACAACGACATGAG TGGTCATGGCAAACCATTCTTTTGGGATTCGGCTTCTTGGCATTCCTGATGACCACAAGGCACATT AGCTTGAGGAAACCAAAACTCTTCTGGGTTTCAGCCGCTGCACCATTGGCATCAGTTATTCTGTCAACCATTTTAGTCTTTCTTCTGAGAAACAAGACTCATCAGATTTCAATT ATTGGACACTTACCAAAGGGACTTAATCCACCTTCATCAAACATGTTATACTTCAGTGGTCCTTACTTGGCTCTTGCTATCAAAACTGGAATTATCACTGGGATCTTATCTTTAACT GAAGGAATTGCAGTAGGTAGAACATTTGCATCACTTAAGAACTACCAGGTGGATGGAAACAAAGAAATGATGGCTATTGGTCTAATGAACGTAGCTGGCTCTTGTTCTTCATGTTATGTCACAACAG GATCTTTTTCTAGATCCGCTGTTAACTACAATGCCGGAGCACAGACAACAGTTTCAAATATAATCATGGCTGCGGCTGTTCTAGTTACCCTTCTGTTTCTCATGCCTCTCTTCTACTATACACCAAATGTTGTCTTAGCGGCCATTATCATCACTGCTGTGATTGGGCTATTAGATTATCAATCTGCGTATAAACTGTGGAAGGTTGACAAACTTGATTTCTTGGCATGTCTGTGTTCCTTTTTCGGGGTTCTGTTTATTTCAGTGCCTCTAGGCCTTGCTATAGCG GTTGTCATATCAGTCATCAAGATCCTGCTTCATGTCACTCGACCAAACACTTTGGTTTTGGGGAATATACCAGGAACTCAAATATTCCACAACATAAACCAATACAAAGAAGCTTCAAGAGTTCCTTCATTCCTCATTTTGGGTGTTGAGTCCCCAATCTATTTCGCTAACTCAACTTATCTTCAAGAAAG AATACTGAGGTGGATTCGAGAAGAGGAAGAAcatataaaagataatgatgGAGCTGCATTGAAGTGCATGATTTTAGACATGACAG CTGTGACAGCCATAGACACAAGTGGGCTTGAGACTTTATGTGAACTTAAAAAGACGCTGGAGAAGAGATCACTTCAG CTTGTGTTGGCAAATCCTGTTGGAAATGTGGCGGAAAAATTGCACAAGTCAAAAATTTTGGAATCCTTTGGATTAAAAGGAGTGTATCTCACAGTGGGAGAAGCTGTGGCTGACATTTCATCGATCTGGAAAGCTCAACCTTGA